From a single Lactococcus carnosus genomic region:
- a CDS encoding PTS transporter subunit EIIC yields MNEEKAKFSLKVAVQRIGSALSSMVMHNIPILIAWGVITTLFIGDGWLPNPQFALLVGPMLAYLIPIMIGYTGGKNVYDHRGGVVGAIATMGAIVATQGSIPFLNTVSGMDPSSANFVSGFKDAVASRGTDVPMILAAMILGPLGAWVIKKFDAWAQPKVKAGLEMLVNNFSAGLIGFAMALIANKVVGPIIEALTKVMAHGVDFLISNHLIPLANLFIEPAKILFLNNAINHGILTPLGTEQVLKTGKSLLFLLEANPGPGLGVLLAFWFFGKGSAKATAPGAIIIHFIGGIHEIYFPYVMMKPALFGAVMAGGVTGTFVNNMLGSGLKAPASPGSIIAILSMTPKGLGNFAAVLAGVISAAIVSFLVAALILKNDKSMVDDSTLEAAQAELASNKAVAKGQTQVGTDTAIVATNIKHIIFACDAGMGSSAMGASILRDKVKKAGLTIDVTNRAIANLTDAADTLVVTQEELAPRAAQMAPSSTRVAVSNFLNSPKYEAIITSLTGSQTADQVVAVHDDVTNEIDLNLIDEVVFAHDATAIGSATMGKETINAIFKNNGVKIPVSDVEFLALSAYNAANIVVVVTQDNLDKAKHYAPNAQYLSVDSLITTHEYDKMVARMKK; encoded by the coding sequence ATGAACGAAGAAAAAGCTAAATTTAGCTTAAAAGTAGCGGTACAACGTATCGGATCTGCTTTGTCAAGTATGGTGATGCATAATATTCCTATTTTAATTGCGTGGGGGGTTATCACAACTTTATTTATTGGGGATGGTTGGCTACCCAACCCACAATTTGCCTTGCTAGTTGGGCCAATGCTTGCCTATCTGATTCCGATTATGATCGGGTATACGGGTGGTAAAAACGTCTATGATCATCGTGGTGGTGTCGTTGGTGCGATTGCAACAATGGGTGCAATCGTTGCGACTCAAGGATCAATTCCATTTTTAAATACTGTCTCAGGTATGGATCCATCAAGTGCTAACTTTGTAAGTGGTTTTAAAGATGCCGTCGCAAGTAGAGGGACAGATGTCCCAATGATTTTAGCAGCTATGATTTTAGGACCACTTGGTGCTTGGGTAATCAAGAAATTTGATGCCTGGGCACAGCCTAAAGTCAAGGCAGGACTTGAAATGCTGGTTAACAACTTTTCAGCTGGTTTGATCGGGTTTGCCATGGCGTTGATTGCCAATAAGGTTGTTGGACCAATCATTGAAGCCTTGACAAAAGTAATGGCACATGGTGTAGATTTTCTCATTTCAAATCATTTAATCCCACTGGCTAACTTATTTATTGAACCTGCAAAAATTCTCTTTCTAAATAATGCCATTAACCATGGTATCTTAACACCGCTTGGGACTGAACAAGTCTTAAAAACAGGTAAATCTCTACTCTTCTTACTTGAAGCAAATCCTGGCCCAGGGTTAGGTGTGCTACTCGCTTTCTGGTTCTTTGGTAAGGGATCTGCAAAAGCAACTGCACCTGGTGCGATTATCATCCACTTTATCGGTGGGATTCACGAAATTTACTTCCCTTATGTCATGATGAAACCGGCTTTATTTGGTGCGGTTATGGCCGGTGGTGTGACGGGTACTTTCGTAAATAACATGTTAGGCAGTGGCCTTAAAGCACCAGCTTCTCCCGGATCAATCATTGCGATTCTATCGATGACACCAAAAGGTCTTGGTAACTTTGCGGCCGTTCTTGCAGGTGTTATTTCAGCCGCAATTGTTTCCTTCTTAGTCGCTGCGTTAATACTTAAAAATGATAAATCAATGGTTGATGACTCAACACTTGAGGCAGCTCAAGCTGAACTTGCTTCAAATAAAGCTGTTGCCAAAGGACAAACTCAAGTCGGAACTGATACAGCGATTGTTGCAACTAATATTAAACACATCATCTTTGCCTGTGATGCGGGTATGGGCTCATCAGCGATGGGTGCTTCTATCTTGCGCGATAAGGTCAAAAAAGCAGGCCTCACAATTGATGTGACAAATCGCGCGATCGCTAATCTAACGGATGCGGCTGATACACTCGTTGTGACACAAGAAGAACTTGCGCCACGTGCAGCACAAATGGCACCAAGTTCAACACGGGTTGCCGTATCCAACTTCTTAAATTCACCTAAATATGAAGCAATCATTACCAGTCTAACTGGTAGTCAGACAGCTGATCAAGTTGTAGCTGTCCATGATGATGTCACAAATGAAATTGACTTGAATTTGATTGATGAAGTTGTCTTTGCACACGATGCGACAGCCATTGGTAGTGCGACCATGGGTAAAGAAACGATTAATGCCATCTTCAAAAATAATGGCGTAAAAATTCCGGTTTCAGATGTTGAGTTCTTAGCGCTATCAGCCTATAATGCAGCCAATATCGTTGTTGTTGTCACCCAAGATAACTTAGATAAGGCCAAACACTATGCACCAAACGCGCAATACCTTAGTGTAGATAGTTTGATTACCACACATGAGTATGATAAAATGGTGGCGAGAATGAAGAAGTGA
- a CDS encoding BglG family transcription antiterminator, producing MLVTKREQEIINEIIKKGKVSITELLDVVGVSRRTLYRDLQNLQQFLPRYQVNLIKTDNFYQLAGDLSHLINRQVVEAFSQTERHFMELILLIFEQGKLTTFMDKFAISQPTATNDIRVIEDNLSFTGAGLVREGGLAVIASEYSKRTLLVSSLVSNISTSDIFKFNTRIYDNNKIAQLFDQDKFERITQAFQRSKLTQISDRTQGVLRLFFIVTLERISQGRLIENHYHFHPSKDALDLVTRIVQNLDEARINLPEIIYLANMADVLHFDKGGNFLFNEKYDTSFSYKVRQLIADVGSKSGLNFSLDDKIFAILNTHLRSSFTVPQLFSDDKNELMSRIQDEQSSLFEIVGETLVTVFEKRFANQEIALVTLHFVATLESSNRVFPMNALLVTSRGRVSMAFLARKLQTQFPFIRSIKIVQVSQLETDMFAYFDIIFTTEALDDSYQVGGKLIKIAANLALSNVSEMTHDIRLIRNQSKPRDFSEVPAENTLDFQDFFVKSQVILQNFSLSKLDNTSDFDATLYELMQEDNLIDWELLERFKRTSFGIPETNLALIHGVSARVKRPEFKIFDLTHEIEVMGMDKQVMSANRVLFLTAPQTVDDVYTYILGKISSSIIENTLYTVIYSSGNFDIIYELLSKIINDSFAKYDK from the coding sequence ATGTTAGTCACAAAACGTGAACAAGAAATTATTAATGAAATCATCAAGAAAGGAAAAGTTAGTATTACTGAGCTTCTTGATGTAGTTGGTGTGAGTCGGCGGACACTTTACCGTGATTTACAGAATTTGCAACAATTTTTACCAAGATATCAAGTAAACTTGATAAAAACAGATAATTTTTATCAGTTGGCAGGTGATTTATCACATTTAATTAATCGCCAAGTTGTTGAAGCATTTAGTCAGACAGAACGCCATTTTATGGAATTGATTCTGCTAATTTTTGAACAAGGTAAACTTACGACGTTCATGGATAAGTTTGCGATCAGCCAGCCAACTGCTACAAATGATATTAGGGTCATTGAAGATAACCTTTCCTTTACTGGAGCAGGTCTTGTTCGTGAAGGTGGACTAGCTGTTATTGCAAGTGAATACAGTAAACGAACCTTACTGGTGTCGAGTCTGGTCAGTAACATATCCACAAGTGATATTTTTAAGTTTAATACACGTATTTATGACAATAATAAAATAGCCCAGCTCTTTGATCAAGACAAGTTTGAACGTATCACACAAGCCTTTCAACGCTCAAAATTGACACAAATTTCTGATCGAACACAAGGTGTGCTACGCCTATTTTTCATCGTGACACTGGAAAGAATCAGCCAGGGACGTTTAATCGAGAATCATTATCATTTTCATCCGTCAAAGGATGCCCTAGACTTGGTAACACGGATTGTACAAAACTTGGATGAGGCAAGGATTAATCTACCTGAGATTATTTATTTAGCTAATATGGCTGATGTGTTGCATTTCGATAAAGGCGGGAATTTTCTGTTCAATGAAAAATATGATACTAGTTTTTCATATAAAGTTCGGCAACTGATAGCAGATGTTGGTAGTAAAAGTGGCTTGAATTTTAGTCTGGATGATAAAATTTTTGCCATACTCAATACCCACCTAAGGAGTAGTTTTACAGTGCCGCAACTTTTTTCTGATGACAAAAATGAGCTGATGTCTCGTATTCAAGATGAGCAGTCCAGCCTATTTGAGATTGTCGGTGAAACCTTAGTTACTGTCTTTGAAAAAAGGTTTGCCAATCAAGAAATTGCTTTGGTAACCCTACATTTTGTGGCAACGCTAGAAAGTTCAAATCGTGTATTTCCGATGAATGCACTCCTAGTAACCAGTCGGGGACGCGTATCTATGGCGTTTTTGGCGCGTAAGCTACAAACACAATTTCCTTTTATCAGGTCAATTAAAATCGTACAAGTCAGCCAGCTAGAGACCGATATGTTTGCTTATTTTGATATTATTTTCACTACTGAAGCATTGGATGACAGCTATCAGGTAGGTGGCAAGCTGATAAAAATTGCTGCCAATCTCGCCCTATCTAATGTATCGGAGATGACGCATGATATTCGATTGATCCGAAATCAAAGCAAACCTAGAGATTTTTCTGAAGTGCCAGCAGAAAACACCCTTGATTTTCAAGACTTCTTTGTCAAAAGTCAGGTCATCTTACAAAATTTTAGTCTATCTAAACTTGATAATACAAGTGACTTCGATGCAACCCTTTACGAGCTGATGCAGGAAGACAATCTGATCGACTGGGAATTGTTGGAACGGTTTAAGCGCACGTCATTTGGTATTCCCGAAACGAATCTTGCCTTAATTCATGGTGTTTCTGCTCGTGTCAAACGCCCAGAGTTTAAAATTTTTGATCTCACTCATGAGATTGAGGTGATGGGAATGGATAAACAAGTGATGTCAGCAAATCGTGTCTTATTTCTGACAGCACCACAAACTGTAGATGACGTCTATACTTACATATTAGGTAAGATTTCTAGTTCTATCATCGAGAATACCCTATATACGGTAATTTATAGCTCAGGAAATTTTGATATTATCTATGAGTTACTTAGCAAAATCATTAACGATAGTTTTGCCAAATATGATAAATAA